The Deinococcus depolymerans DNA window GGCGACGCCCCGCAACCCCGCCGTCCAGGGGTCGTCCACGTTCAGCACCGCGAACGGCGCGGCCTCCACCAGTCGGCGTTTGTCCGCGAAGTAGTTCTCCAGCGTGCCGTGAAAGTCCAGGTGTTCGCTGCTCAGGTGCGTCCAGACGGCCACGTCCCAGTTCACGCTCCGGACGCGCTCCAGCGCCAGGGCGTGACTGCTGGCCTCCAGCACCGCCGCGTCCGCGCCTGAACGCACCATCTCGGCCAGGGTGGCCTGCACCTGCGGGGCCTCCGGGGTCGTGAAGTGCGCCGGGAAGTGCCGCAGCTCCCCGTCCGGCAGTTCGTACCCGACGGTGCTCAGCAGGCCGGCGCGCAGTCCGGCGGCGCGCAGCAGGTGCCGGGCCAGCCAGCTGGTGGTGGTCTTGCCGTCGGTGCCGGTCACGCCCACCACCCGCAGCTGGCGGCTGGGATGCCCGGCGAGCGCGGCGGCGGCGTCCGCCAGGGCCGCGCGGGCGTTCGGGACGTGCAGGTACGGCAGCGGACTGGTCAGGCCGTCCGGGAGGCCCTCGCCGATCACGGCCACCGCGCCCGCCTGCGCGACCCGGTCAAGAAAGCTGTGCCCGTCGAAGCGCGCCCCGCGGATCGCCACGAACGCCGAGCCCGGCTGCACCCAGTCGGCGTTGTGCGTCACGCCCGTCACCTCCGGAGTCTCGGTGGGGGCGGGAACGTTCAGGTGGGCGGCCAGCTCGGAAAGACGCATGGGGGGATGATACGGGCTGCCCCGCCCCCGCCCTCAGCGGACGTGGTGGTACAGCCCGCCGAAACCCAGGTCCGGCCCGGCGCACTG harbors:
- a CDS encoding UDP-N-acetylmuramoyl-L-alanyl-D-glutamate--2,6-diaminopimelate ligase, encoding MRLSELAAHLNVPAPTETPEVTGVTHNADWVQPGSAFVAIRGARFDGHSFLDRVAQAGAVAVIGEGLPDGLTSPLPYLHVPNARAALADAAAALAGHPSRQLRVVGVTGTDGKTTTSWLARHLLRAAGLRAGLLSTVGYELPDGELRHFPAHFTTPEAPQVQATLAEMVRSGADAAVLEASSHALALERVRSVNWDVAVWTHLSSEHLDFHGTLENYFADKRRLVEAAPFAVLNVDDPWTAGLRGVAPAETTYSAEGQHADWRAGDIEERSTGLHFHVLSPQGEFDAHLPMIGRFNVANALAAMAAAAHLGAGPEALAAGLASFRGVPGRMELVPDRRGRRVVVDFAHTPPSLEKALGTLRTTTAGRLIVVLGSAGGPRDPGKRAPLGEVATRLADHAIFTEEDCRDTPLDDILREMERGAQGAGRSNFQSIPDRRAAIRAAIALARPGDTVLLAGKGPEDTLERAHETIPWNETQEALDALHLS